CATGGAGAGCCGCTCCATCATCATATCGGCATATCGTGCTTTGCCGACTATGCAACAGTCTCCCGCCGCTCGCTGGTGAAGATCGATCAGGACATCGCCCTTGACGTTGCGGGCCTGATGGGGTGCGCAGTGCTGACCGGCGCCGGAGCGGTGTTCAACTCCGGCGATATACGTCCCGGAGGCTCCGTCGCCGTGGTCGGACTGGGCGGCGTCGGGCTGGCAGCGGTGCTGGGTGCCGTTGCGGCCGGCGCCGAAACCATCATCGCCGTTGATCGTCTCGATTCCAAGCTTGCCGCGGCCCGGCAGATGGGCGCCACTCATACGTTCAATGCCGGCGATGCGGATCTGGTGGCAGGGCTGCGCGCGTTGACGAAGGGCGGCGTCGAGGTGGCGCTGGAATTTGCCGGTTCCGTCAAGGCGCTGGAACTTGCCTATGCCGTGACACGGCGCGGCGGCACGACGATCACCGCCGGTTTGCCGCATCCTGCTGCCATGATGCAGCTTCCCGCCGCCTCGCTTGTGGCGGAGGAGCGGATCCTGAAGGGAAGCTATCTCGGCTCCGGCGTGCCTGCTCGAGACATACCGCGCTTTCTCAATCTCTATCGGCGCGGCAAGCTGCCGATCGACAGGTTGCTCACGCATCGCTTCCGCCTTGACGAGATCAATGACGGCTTCGACAGGCTGGCGGACGGCTCGGCCCTGCGTCAGATCGTCGTCTTCGATTGACGGCCGGGCATTGCAACGGAAGGGCGTGAAAAAGCCAGCGACGATGGTCCGGGCGGTCAGGCTGACGGCTCGCCCTTGCTGCCCTCGGCCAAAGCTCTCAATGCCGCAAGCTCGCGGATGATGATCCGTTCCGGCTGATCGAAGGAAATCAGGCGGGATCGCTTGAAATTGCTCAGGCAGCGGCTGACGGTTTCCGGCGTCAGACCCAGCCAGTCCGCAAGCTCTGCCCGCGTCAGGTGCAGGATGATGGTGATGCGGCGGTTACTGGCCGTGCGCTTCGGGCGCGAAAAGTGGTCGGCGAGGTCGAGAAGGGCGCTGGCCACCCGCTCGGGTGCCGTCTTTCGCCCCAGGAGAAGGCTATGGGCTTGCGCCCGGAGGAGCATCTGGCGCGCGGCCGCATCGACTATCCGGGGCTGATCTGCGGCGGCGATCCGTTCGAGGTGGCAATAAGTGAGAGTGATGGCCTTGCCGTGGCCGGCGTCAAGCAAATCCCCGCTGATCACGCTACCCGGGCCAAGCACGTCGAGGATCTGCCGGCGTCCATCGGGCAGGTCCGTAAAAAGGGCCACGCATCCGCTCTCGATCCGAAACACCAGCGGCACCTTGCGGGAGCGCAGCGGGATGAGGGCGTGCGGCGGCAGGCTCGTGACAGCCATCGCCACAGGGTCGATTTCGGGCGGGCCGTGGCGGTGGATCTTCCCGAAGGCATCCGGCAATCTGTTCAACATGATGGAATCTTCCGGCTTTCGCCGGCCAGATCCTACGGATCGGATCTGCCGGCCGAGCTGACAAGGCTGTCATCTGCGACAGCGGTTCTCACATTTCGACGATCAGTCAGAGAACGGCCGGGAGAGGTGGCGCCCGCGGTGCGGCATTCGGCAAAAACAGGCGTGGAGGGATCACGGAATCGGTGAAAACCGGCAGGCGCGTGCCCGGCTTGCTCCTGTTGCCGCAAGCACTGTCCGGCGGCGCTGGCAACGCGATGTCCAGGGAAAGCCGGCAGGCCTCGCAGCCGATGCCGAGGCTGCGGCTTTGGTGCCTGGCCTTGTCCTTCTTCACAAGGCAAAGATCAGGAACTGTGCCATCGGGAAGGGTATAGGCGTTTGCCTCGGCAGCGATTGGCGAGATTTCGACGACGGTGCCAGACCCAAGGACTGCCGCAGCCGGCCCCAAAGCGGCAGAAGCGCCAGGAGGAGCGTGGGAGAGGGAGACCAGCAGCAACGCAACGACGCATAGAAGGCGGGTCAGCGCGTCTCTTATCCTGCTCCAAGCTGTCATCATCGTCCTGTCGCTGTCGAAGGCCGGCGGCTTGATCGTGACATCAAACCTCAAAATGATCGCAGTTCGGCAGGCATACCGGACCACCACAAGCGCTAGCCGCATCAAGGTCGCAAATGGCGTCAGGCCGATACCGCCCTTAGCGCAGCTAACCTCGATCTTATAGCGCCCTTCCTGGCTTCGAACAAAGGTTTCGGGCTGCGACACTTGCGCCCGCCACAAGGCATGAAGGCGCGAAAAAGGGGGGAGCAAGAGAGCAAAGAGCAAGGAGGATCGCTCAAGCCGGAGCGACGAGGGCACCGGGCGCTGGACGAAGGTTTCGGGCTTTGCCGTCCGGGCAATGAGAGGCTAGATCCGGCGACCCGCTGGGACGTCTGCCGGCCTCAGGCCGGCAAACCCCATCATGCGACGCTTTGGTGATCTGGCTGTGCGAGGCCGGCAAGCGCGCTGCTGGAAAGCGCGCTGCCGGAATCGGAGAAGAGGCGGGCGAGATCGACGATGACGACGAAGCCGCCATCGCGGCGCACGACGCCGGCAATATAATCGGAACGCCAGGCAATGCCGATATCCGGAGGGCTCTCGATCCGGCTCTTCTGGAAGGGCACGACCTCGTAGACCCGGTCGGCGACAAGGCCGAGGGTGAGGATGCGGCCGGCAATCGGCACATCGATCACCAGGATGCGGGTATGCGGTGTCTTGTCCGTGCGCGACATGCCGAGCCGCAGGCGCAGGTCGATGACCGGGACGCCCTGGCCGCGCACATCGCGCAGCCCGAGAAGATACTCCGGCCCATGCGGGATCCTGAAGGCCTCCTCATGGTCGAGGATCTCGCGCACCACATCCACCGGCACGGCAAAGATTTCCGCGCCGAGGCTGAAGGTCACGAACTGGGCTTCCGTGGTGGCGAGCATGGTCATGCGCTTTCCCGGAAATCGGCATCGTGTTCGTCGGGGCCGCCGACCGTCATGTCGAGCGCGAAACCCTTGGCCCGCGCCTGCTGGGCAGCCACGCTGTTATCGGCGCGCTTAACCGCAAGCGGACGATGAACCGCCCGGCTGGCCGCCGGTGCAACGCGGCTCGCGCCAGCCTTCGCGGACAGGTGCCGGTTCGACTGTTCGATCCGGAAGAAGGCGATGGAGGCCTGCAGTTCCTCGGCCTGTGCGGCCAGTTCTTCCGATGTCGCGGACATCTGTTCGGAGGCGCTGGCATTTTGCTGCGTCACCTGGTCGAGCTGCTGGATCGCCTGGTTGATCTGGGCAGCGCCGATATCCTGTTCGCGGCAGGCGGCCGAGATTTCCGAAACCAGTTCCGCGGTCTTCTGGATGTCGGGCACCAGACGGTTCAGCATTTCGCCGGCCTCCGTTGCCGCAACCACCGTGTCGCCGGACAGGGCGGAGATTTCCGCGGCCGCGGCCTGGCTGCGCTCGGCAAGCTTGCGCACTTCCGAGGCCACCACGGCAAAGCCCTTGCCATGTTCGCCGGCGCGCGCCGCTTCGACAGCCGCATTCAGCGCCAGAAGATCGGTCTGGCGGGCGATTTCCTGCACGATGGAGATCTTCTCGGCGATCGTGCGCATGGCGCCGACGGCCTTGCCGACGGCCTGGCCGGAGGCTTCGGCATCGCGCGACGACTGGCGGGCGATCTTTTCCGTCTGGCTGGCATTTTCGGCGTTCTGCTTGATATTGGCCGCCATTTCTTCCATCGAGGAGGAGGCCTGTTCGGCCGCCGAGGCCTGTTCGGTCGCGCCCTGGCTCAGCTGTTCCGAGCTTGCCGACAATTCCTGGCTGCCGGAGGAGACATTGTCGGAGGCCGACAGCGCGTCGCCCACCACCGCCCGCAGGCGCTCCACCATGCTCCTCAGGGACATGCCGAGCGTATCCTTGTCAGAGAGCGGCTTGACATTGACGGTCAGGTCGCCATTGGCAATCTGATCCGCAACGCGAGCCGTTTCCCGCAGATTGCCGGTCATGATGCGGACACTCTCGACGACGTCGCGAATTTCGTCATTGGTCTTGATGTCGATCTCCTGGTCGAGGTCGCCGATCGCCACCGCATCGGCAACGCTCTTCACCTTCTTCAGGCCGCTATTGATGCCCAGCGCAATCCAGGTGGCGACGCCGACCGACAGGACGAACATCGTTGCCAGTGCGGCGATCAGCAGGTTGCGGGAATCGTTGTACTGTTCATTGGTCGCTTCATCCGTCGTCTTCAGATCGGCGGCAATGGCTTCCCGAACGGCCGCCAGGCTGATGAGCATCTCATTGAAGGCCTTGCGCCCTTCGCCCATCGACAGGTCTCCGGCCGCAGCATTGCTCTGCGCGGTGTTCTCGATCGCCAGTTTGAGGACGCGTTCATCGATCTGCCGCCATGTCGCAAGCTGGTGGGTCAATTCCGTCGCCTTTTCGGCGATAAGCGGGTTCTTGCTGCGAACCAGCACTTCGAGCGCCTGATCGGCCTGCTGCAGATTGTTGCTCACCGAGGAGACGAAGCCGTTGATCAGGTCGGGATTCGTATTGATGATGGCGTTCTTTTCATCCCGGATTGCGTTGAGGATGCCCACCGACATATCCGAGGAGATCCGCAAATTGGCGGAGGGGCCGTCGACGATATCGGTGACGGCCGTGTTCAGGGCTGCCAGGTTGGAGATCGCGATGATGACGGTCGCGCTCGACAGCAGGATCAGAAAGCCGAAGGCCAGGGCCAGCTTGAGTTTAATGGTAAAGCGCATGAGAAGCTCTTTCAGCAAAATGGTGTTGATGGGTGACGCGGGCTTTGATCATCGCCCTTTGACCATGCCCGCGGGCTGGTCGGATCCCCCTCATGAGGCCCTGTAATCCTGGTGTCGGAGATGACGGCCGAATGGCCGCCAACCTAGATCTGCGGTGCTGGAATGTCCGTCCTCGTCCTTTGCGCGGAGAAGATGGTCTTGAGGTTTGGAATGATGATGAACTCGCCCTGACGTCTGACGAGGCAGTCGATGAAGTCTGGCCTCCAGCGCATTCCGACGCTGGGCGGCGGTTCGCCATTGGCCTGTTCGAGTGTGGTGACCTCGTGGACCTTGTCGGTCCGGATTCCGGTCAAGGTCGGCTCGCCGTCGAGATCGAGTTCGATGACGATGATGCGGCTGTCGATGGTGGTGGTGGTTGCCTCCATGCCGAAGGCGAGCCGGATATCGGCCAGCGGGATGACCTTGCCGCGGAAGTTGATGACGCTTGCGACGAAGGGCTTGGCGCCGGGCACCGGGTTTCGGGCAGAAGGTCGAGGATTTCCTGGACTTTCACCGCCTCGAGCGCGAACATTTCGCCGGCGATCTCGAAGGCGAGGACCTCGATCTCCTGGCGGCCTTCCCAAAGATGGTCTGGTAGCTTGCGCAATGCTTCGCTCATCCTGCCGCGCGCAAATGCGCCTCCTGTTGCTGACCGGCCGCCACGAGATGGGCGACATCGAGAATGAGGGCGACGCCGCCATCGCCGAGAATGGTCGCACCGGAGAAGGTGACGACGTCGTGATGCAGCTTGGACATGGCCTTGATCACGGTCTGGTGGTCGCCGATGATCTGGTCGACGACGAGGCCGACGCGCTCGGCGCCGGTGGAGATGACGACGACCTTCTGGAAGGGATCGGGCTTTGTGCCGGTCTGGAAGAGATCGCGCAGGCGGATGAAGGGGACCAGGCTGTCGCGCAGCGAGATGAAGCTTCGCCCGCGCGAGCGCATGTCGTCTTCGACGGAGAGTTCGAGACATTCCTCGACGGCGGACAGCGGGATGACGTAGCGGCCCGTGCCGACGCGCACGAGCAGGCCGTCGATGATGGCCAGCGTCAGCGGGATGGCGAGCGCGATCTCGGAGCCCTGGCCGGGCCTGGAGACGACATTGATGGTGCCGCGCAGCGCATCCACGGTGCGCTTGACGACATCCATGCCGACGCCGCGGCCGGACAGGTTGGTGACCTGCTGGGCGGTGGAGAAGCCCGGCTGGAAGATCAGCTGCAGCAGGTCCTGGTCGGAAAGCGTGGCATTGGCGGCGATGATGCCGGAGCTTTCGGCCTTGGCGCGCACCCTCTCGCGGTCGATGCCGCGGCCGTCATCCTTGATGGTGATGATGACCTCGCCGGCCTGCTGGCGAGCGGCCAGCAGGATGCGGCCGGTGGGCGATTTGCCGCTTGCGCGCCGTTCCTCGGCGCTTTCCAGCCCGTGATCGCAGGAATTGCGCACCAGATGCACGAGCGGATCGGCCAGCCGCTCGATGACGCTCTTGTCGACCTCTGTGGTTTCGCCTTCGGTGACGAGCTCGATCACCTTGCCGGTCTCGATGGCCAGATCATGGACGAGGCGGCGGAAGCGGCCGAAGAGCTGGGCCACCGGCACCATGCGCAGCACCATCATCGTGTCGCGCAGCTCGCCCGACAGGCGCTCGACATCCTCGGAGACGGCGCGCAGCATCAGGTCGCCGCTAGAGCCGGCGAGCTGGCTGAGGCGCGACTGGGCAATCACCAGCTCGCCGACCCGGTCCATCAGCTCGTCCAGCCGTTCGGCCGGCACGCGGACATTCTCGGCAGCCTTCTGCTGCTTGGCATCGGCAGGCGCCGCGGCGCGCCCTGAAGGAGAGGCGGGGGAGGTCGCCAAAGATGCTGAAGATGCAGGCGCCGGAGAGGCGGCAACGGACGGGGCCGAAAAAGCGGTGATGGAGGCCGAAGGCGCATCCGGCGCGGCCGCTGCAGCGGGGCCATCGGCGGCAGGCTCGGGTACGGCAGGCTCGGATACGGCAGGCTGGGATGCGGCAATCGTCGGCGCTGTATCGCTGTCCGGCGCAGGGGCCAGGCTCACCGAAAGCTCCATATCGTCCATGACGAAGATGAACACGTCGTCGATGGCCGAGCGCGGCTTGTCGGTGACAAGCTCCAGCGTCCAGCCGATGTAAAGATCGGTGGCGACCAGCGTATCGATGGCGGGAACAGGGCTGATATCGGCCAGGACGGTGCAGGCGCCGAGCTCCCTCAGCTCGTCGAGCAGGCCGAGCGGATTGGTGCCATTGGCCATGGCATTCTGTGGCAGGCGAAAGCGGATGCGATAGGTCACGGCCTGCCCGGCGGGTCCGGAGGAAGAGCCTGAGGAAGAGCCAGAGGTTGGGCCAGAGACAGAGGTTGAGCCGGGGGTTGAAACGGAATGTGCGACAGAGGTCGGCAGCCGGGCCGGCGCAGCGCCATCTGCGGCACAAGGTCCGCCGGGCTCATCGGCTCCATCCATGCCCCCATCCTTGCCCCCTTCCTTTCCGGCACCTCCCGCGGCGGCGGCAACCGCGCAGCGCAGGCGCGCCAGCAGGGTCTCGCTCATCTCGTCATGCTGGCCGCCCGGCACCTCGATGAGTGCCCGCATATGGTCGGTGGCGCCGAGCACGGCGGTGACGAGATCGTGCGTTGCCGGCACCAGGCCCTTGCGCACCTGGTCGAAGGCGGTCTCGCAATGATGGGTGAAGGCGGCAAGCGCCTCGAAGCCGAACATGGCGCCGGAGCCTTTGAGCGTATGCAGCCCGCGAAAGACCGCATCCACCTGCTCCTTGTCGGCAAGGTCGTGGTTGAGGTCGAGAAGACCCTGTTCCACCTGCTCGAGAAGCTCGGCAGCCTCGGTGCGGAAGACGGCGATCGGATCGGGGAAACTCATCGGCCGAGCACTTTCTTGGCGATCTTGACGAGGCTTTCCGGATCGAACGGCTTGGTGAGCCAGCCGGTCGCGCCGGCGGCTTTCGCCTGCGCCTTCAGTTCATTGTCGGATTCGGTGGTGAGAAAGATCACCGGCACGCCCATCAAGGCCGGGATCTTGCGCAGCTCGCGGATCATCGTCAGCCCGTCCATATTGGGCATGTTCAGATCGGTCACGACGAGGTCGAACTGGCCGGCGGACAGTTTGGCAAGCCCGTCCCGGCCATCCACCGCCTCGGTGACGCTGTAGCCGGCATTGGAAAGGGCCACGCGCGTGGTCAGCCGGATGCTGGCGGAATCGTCGACGGTGAGGATGCGGGCGGTCATGCGGTTACTCCTTCATGAAGCCAGAAGTGCCGGTCCTGAGCCGTCATGGCCGAGAGAAAGCCGGCCCGATCCAGAAGATCGAGAAGGCTGCCATCGGCGGCACGCGACAGGCGGACAACACGGCCGGCCGTGCCCGCATAAATGCGGGCCGATTCCAAAAGCTGCAGAAAACTCAGATCGAATTGCGCATCACCGGCAAGGTCGAGCTCAACCAAACCGTGCTGCGACAGAGCAGACAGAAGCCTCTCCTGATGCGCCGAAATCGACCGGAGCGTGAGATTGCCGTCAAGTTGAAGTGTGAGGGAGGAGACCACAAAGTCATTCCGGTGAAGCGTTGCGAATATGTGGTCATGATTGACTGAAACTGCTATCGAATAGTTAATTTCGGATGATGACAAATAGTATGTTCTAAATTGATAAGAAGGGCATAATCAAGAATTAACGACTCAGTTATTCTTGGCCAAGCCAGTCGAAAGCAATGCGGGAAAACAGCTGCAAGACATTCTGAAGTAATGGCGCAGCACGCATCCGATGGTTGAAGCGGCGGCAGCGCTGCGTCTGGAGAGGGGTAGGTCCCGCTCCACCGCCGATAGGATCCCACCAGCCCCTGCCGAACTCCGACCTTTCCCCGATCCATCGAACGGACGGGCCGGTGTGGCAGGTCAAACTGTCGGTTCCGACTTCCGAATCTGGTCGATCAGACCATATCGATCGACACATTCCTATGGTTTTATGCCGGAAAACGGAGAGAGACATATGCTTTGCAAATTGATCGGGGTACCGCTTCAGGATGGCGCTTCGCAACTGGGATGCGAAATGGGACCAAGTGCTTTGCGTACGGCCGGCCTCGTTTCGGCGCTCAGTGAACTGGGCCATGAGGTTTCGGATCTCGGCAATCTGTCCCCGGCGTCCGCAAATGTCCCGGCGCATCCCAATTCGGCTCTGCGCAATCTGGACCGAATCAGCGGCTGGATCGCTGCCATTGCCGATGCGGCCTACCAGGCGAGCTTTGACGGGATGCCGATCTTTCTCGGCGGCGACCATGCTTTGTCCGCCGGCAGCGTCGCCGGTCTGGCACGGCGCGCGGCAGAAGAAGGCCGGCCGCTCTTCGTCCTCTGGCTGGATGCGCATACCGACTTTCACAGCCTCGACACCACTACGAGCGGCAATCTGCATGGCGTCCCGGTCGCCTATTTCACCGGGATGCCGGGCTTTGCCCCTTTCTTCCCTGAGCTTTCGCACCGCGTCGATCCGGCCCATGTCTGCATGGTCGGGATTCGCAGCGTCGATCCGGCGGAGCGGGCGGCGGTGAGCCAGACCGATATCACGGTGCATGACATGCGGGCCATTGACGAGCATGGCATAGGGCTTCTTCTGACGGAATTCCTGGAGCGGGTATCGGCCGCGGGCGGACTGCTGCATGTCAGCCTCGATGTCGATTTTCTCGATCCGGCCGTCGGTCCCGCCGTCGGAACCACCGTGCCGGGCGGCGCGACCTTCCGCGAGGCGCATCTGGTCATGGAGATGCTGCATGACAGCGGTCTCGTCACCAGCCTGGATCTCGTCGAGCTCAATCCCTTTCTGGACGAACGCGGCCGCACGGCAACGCTTCTGGTGGACCTGACCGCCAGCCTGATGGGGCGCAAAGTCATGGACCGTCCGACCCGGCGCTATTGAGCGGAGCAGCCGGTCCTATAGAGCCCGGTTGATCGATGATTGGCCCGAGACATCGAGCTTGGCCTCAGTATGACGAGGCCTTGCCGCCGTGATAGGCTTCGCCGCGGGCGCGCAGCGCCTGGATCTCGCGAAAGCCGGCGAGTTCGGCAAGCCCGGCCTGACGCAGCAGCGCCACGTCATAGGGGCCGGGAATGAAGCGATAGCCGCGCTCGAGAAGATCATGCACATTGGCACCGGCATTGGGCACAGTGCCGAGCACCTTGCCCGCCGCCAGTATGGCGCTCTCTGCCGCTTTTGCCAGCGCCTGCACCTCAGCATGCCCGGTCTGGCCCAGCAATCCCATCGAGGCGGCCAGATCATTGATTCCGATGAAAATGATATCGGCCCCCTCGATCGCCGCAATCTCGGCGGCATTCTCGATCGCCTGGACCGATTCCAGCTGGATGGCGATCAGCATTTCCGCATTCGCGCGGAAAGCGTAATCGGGCTCCGCGCCATAGCCGGACGCGCGCACGACCGAGGCTGCATAGCCGCGAATGCCTTGCGGCGGGTAGAGACAGGCCTTGACCGCGGCCTGCGCCAGCGCCGGAGTGTCCACCGAGGGGATCATCACCGACTGGACGCCGGCATCGGCGATCCGCTTCAGAAGCACGTGATCGTTCCAGCCGACGCGCAGCATGGCCGGGCTCGGCGTTGCCTCGATCGCCCGGAGCGCGTCCACGGCATCCTTCACCTCGCCGACCCCGTGTTCGTGATCGACCAGAAGAAAATCGAAGCCGACATGGCCGAGGATTTCGCCATTGGTCGGCGAACCGCCCGCGACCCAGCAGCCAAAAAGCGTTTCGCCGGCAGCAAGCCGCGCCTTGATCGAATTGGTCTTGAACATCAGCAACTCCAAAAAAGGGCAGGCGGGCAATGTCGTCCGTTCGGGACCCTCGGCTATTTGCCAAAGGCCAAGGTGCATTTCACAGCCGAATCCCAGCCTTTCAACAGAGCGCTGCGTTCGCCCGAATTCATTGTCGGAGAAAACTCCCGCTCGCGGTGCCAATCCGCCGCGAACCCGGCGCGATCCGGCCAGATTCCGGCCCCGTGGCCAGCGAGCCAGGCCGCTCCCAGCGCCGTCACTTCGGCCGAGGCTGACCGGTCGACGGCAATGCCGAGAATATCGGCAAGCCTTTGCATCGTCCAGTCATTGGCCGACATGCCGCCATCGACTCGCAGCAAGGTATCGGCCGGTCCCGGCCAGTCCTTGCGCATGGCGCCGAGCAGATCATGGGTCTGGAAGCAGACCGATTCCAGCGCCGCCCGGGCAAATTCCGCCGGGCCGGTATTGCGGGTCATGCCGAACATGGCGCCACGCGCCTCCGCATCCCACCAGGGCGCGCCGAGCCCGGTGAAGGCCGGCACAAGATAGACACGCTGGCCGGGATCGGCCTTGGCCGCCAGCTCGGCGGTCTCGGATGCCTTGCCGATCATCTTCAGCCCGTCGCGCAGCCATTGGACCGCCGCACCGGCAATGAAGATCGAGCCTTCCAGGGCATAATGCGTGTCATTGCCCAACCGGTAAGCAATCGTCGTCAGCAGGCGGTTTTTCGAGGCGACGCGGTCGGCGCCGGTATTGAGGAGCGCAAAACAGCCCGTCCCATACGTCGATTTCATCATGCCCGGCGTGAAACAGGCCTGCCCGATGACTGCCGCCTGCTGATCCCCCGCCACGCCGCGAATGGCGATGCTTGCGCCAAAGATCTCGGGATCCGTTTCGCCGAACGCGTCAATATTGCTGAGGATCTCCGGCATCATGCTGCGCGGGATGTCGAACAGCGAGAGAAGCTCGTCATCCCAGGCCACCGTGCCGATATTGCACAGCATGGTGCGCGAGGCGTTCGTGACGTCGATGACGTGCCGCTTGCCGCCGGTCAGCTTGTAGATGAGCCAGCTGTCCACAGTGCCGAAAGCGAGATGACCGGCTTGTGCTGCCTCGCGCGCACCCTCGACATTGTCCAGGAGCCAGGCGATCTTGGTTGCGGAGAAATAAGGGTCGATCAGCAGACCGGTGCGCTCGGCCACGATGTCGGAATGACCCTCGGCGCGCAGCCTTGCACAATGATCCGAGGTGCGGCGATCCTGCCAGACAATCGCCCGATGAATGGCTTTTCCGCTGCGGCGGTCCCAGACCAGTGCCGTCTCGCGCTGGTTGGTGATGCCGAGCGCGGCGATCTGCTGTGCCGTGACACCCGCCGCTGCGATTGCCTTGCGGGCAGTCTCGACGGTCGAGGTCCAGAGATCGTCCGCCTCGTGTTCGACCCAGCCTGACTGCGGGAAATGCTGGGTGAACTCCATCTGGCCGACGCCGCGGCTCTGATAGGCGCGATCGAAGATGATCGAGCGGGTGGATGTGGTGCCCTGGTCGATGGCGAGAATGAAGTCCTTCATGCGACAAGATCCGTTTTCATCATGACATCAGCGTGTGCGGCAGCGCCATGCTGCCGAAAATCAGGGAAGGAAGGATAAGGTGCGCTGCAGCCGGCGCAAATTTCCGCCACTGCTCCCCGGCTCCCCCCGTCGAGACTGTTTTGGTAGCATAGATGCGGGCTTGCAAAAGCCTTTTTTGACGGTGAAGCCATGCCTTCAGTGTCCTTTCTTGCGCGAGGCCGGTTTCAGGATCCCATCTCCAGCGCAGACTTCAGCACGGATAGAGCGGCGGGAAGCAGAAGCGAGAGGCCCGACAGGAACAGGAGGAGAAAGGCCGCTCGCCGCATTGCCACTGGTGACAGGGGAGGCGGAAAGCGGCGCGCCAGTGTCGTGGCGGCGATGACGACCGGAATGGCGGTCAGCGCCCACCAGAACGAGGCGGAGGGAAGTTCGCCGCTTCCGGCGACGATGGCGAGGCGAATGACGGAATTGATGGCGAAAATTGCCACAAGCGTCTCGCGCACCGCGCTCGGCTTCAGCGGCTGGCGATAGAAATGATAGATCAAAGGCGGGCCGGATGTGGAGAACAGTCCGCCCATCAGGCCCGCTACGGCGCCGAAGCCGGCAAAGGATGAAGCACCCGAGGTCTTGGGAAGGACCTGCGGCTTCAGCGAGAGCTGGATGCTCGACGTGATGATCAGCGCGCCCAGCACAATCTTCAGCCAGTCCAGCGAGGCTGACACCATCAAGCCGAGCAGCCAGTAGCCGATGCCGAGGCAGAGCAAGCTCGCCGCCAGCGCCGGCCAGAACTGTCTGAATGCAATATCGCGCCAGCCTTTTGCGAGAACCTGGGCCGCATTGACGATCA
The sequence above is a segment of the Rhizobium sp. SSA_523 genome. Coding sequences within it:
- a CDS encoding sulfite exporter TauE/SafE family protein; this translates as MGPHALAGLLGIAFIAAYTQTLTGFALGLIMMGGVGLTGILPLPDAAVLVSILVIVNAAQVLAKGWRDIAFRQFWPALAASLLCLGIGYWLLGLMVSASLDWLKIVLGALIITSSIQLSLKPQVLPKTSGASSFAGFGAVAGLMGGLFSTSGPPLIYHFYRQPLKPSAVRETLVAIFAINSVIRLAIVAGSGELPSASFWWALTAIPVVIAATTLARRFPPPLSPVAMRRAAFLLLFLSGLSLLLPAALSVLKSALEMGS
- a CDS encoding HpcH/HpaI aldolase/citrate lyase family protein, whose translation is MFKTNSIKARLAAGETLFGCWVAGGSPTNGEILGHVGFDFLLVDHEHGVGEVKDAVDALRAIEATPSPAMLRVGWNDHVLLKRIADAGVQSVMIPSVDTPALAQAAVKACLYPPQGIRGYAASVVRASGYGAEPDYAFRANAEMLIAIQLESVQAIENAAEIAAIEGADIIFIGINDLAASMGLLGQTGHAEVQALAKAAESAILAAGKVLGTVPNAGANVHDLLERGYRFIPGPYDVALLRQAGLAELAGFREIQALRARGEAYHGGKASSY
- the glpK gene encoding glycerol kinase GlpK is translated as MKDFILAIDQGTTSTRSIIFDRAYQSRGVGQMEFTQHFPQSGWVEHEADDLWTSTVETARKAIAAAGVTAQQIAALGITNQRETALVWDRRSGKAIHRAIVWQDRRTSDHCARLRAEGHSDIVAERTGLLIDPYFSATKIAWLLDNVEGAREAAQAGHLAFGTVDSWLIYKLTGGKRHVIDVTNASRTMLCNIGTVAWDDELLSLFDIPRSMMPEILSNIDAFGETDPEIFGASIAIRGVAGDQQAAVIGQACFTPGMMKSTYGTGCFALLNTGADRVASKNRLLTTIAYRLGNDTHYALEGSIFIAGAAVQWLRDGLKMIGKASETAELAAKADPGQRVYLVPAFTGLGAPWWDAEARGAMFGMTRNTGPAEFARAALESVCFQTHDLLGAMRKDWPGPADTLLRVDGGMSANDWTMQRLADILGIAVDRSASAEVTALGAAWLAGHGAGIWPDRAGFAADWHREREFSPTMNSGERSALLKGWDSAVKCTLAFGK